Sequence from the Candidatus Dependentiae bacterium genome:
GATTGTACAATTATTGAAGGCCAAGGTGTTGAAGATGCGATCAAAGGCCGTGTTGCACAAATCAGAATGCAAATTGAAAACAGTTCTTCTGATTATGACAAAGAAAAATTGCAAGAGCGTTTAGCAAAACTTGCTGGCGGTGTTGCAGTAATTAAAGTTGGTGCAGCAACTGAAACTGAATTAAAAGAGAAAAAAGATCGCATTGAAGATGCATTGAGTGCTACTCGTGCAGCAGTAGAAGAAGGTATTGTTGCTGGTGGTGGTATTGCATTGCTCCGTACTCAAAAAGCAGTACAAGCGCTTAAACTTGAGGGTGATGAACAACTTGGTGCACAAATTATCGCACGTGCGTTAGAGGAACCACTTCGTATTATTTCTAGCAATGCTGGATATGAAGCATCAGTTGTAGTTAACCAAGTAAAAACACAAGAAGGTGTAAATGGGTTTGATGCAAAAACTGGTAGCTATGTTGATATGGTACAAACGGGTATCATAGATCCAGCAAAAGTTACTCGTTCTGCAATTCAAAATGCAGCTTCAATTGCTGGTTTATTATTAACTACAGAAGCAACAATTTCTGAAATGCCAGAAGATAAAAAAGCATCTGCTGCTCCAGCACCTGGAATGGGTGGAATGGGCGGTATGGGCGGTATGCCTGGTATGTATTAGGATCATTTATAGATCTCTGACATACTATCAATATAGTTTTGACCCGCAGAGGAATCTGCGGGTTTTTTTGTACATAAACGCATAGAGACTTTTTGATTTTGAATTAAGTATAGTAAGCTAAAATCATCAGTTCATATGTATTATTTTTTAAAGGGAGGATATATGAAAAAAAATGGAACATTTCTTTTTTTGATTGTAAGTAGTCCAATGCTGTTTTTATCTATCTTTTGTATATGTGGGCTCATCACTGGCATGAGCTTTGGTATGAATCAACAAAATGAAAAAATGCAAAGTTTAAGAGATTTTTTGTGTCGATATGTTAATGAAATAGGTAAAGAGAGGCAAGAAAAAGAGACGGAACATGTAAAAAATAAACAGTGCGCTATGTCTCAAAAAGAGCTTCTTTCTTTTATGTGTGAAATATATAAACCGGAAGGAGAACGGGACTTATCGAAATTTTCTCAATTTTATAAAAAAAATCAAAATGATGTTATATGTACCGATTCTGAGAATCAAGAAGGTTTTATTTTAATTGATCGGTATTCTTTAAAAGATGGAAAAGCAAAAAAAAGCCAAAAGAAAGATTATTAATATGAAAAATATGCGTTATGTAGTACTGACTCTTTTTATGAATGCAGCTGTATTATTTTGCAACATAAAGTTGTGATGAGTTGAATACGCAAGTAGATGAGATAAGCAAAGAAGTTGAGCTAATCAAAAAAGAAAATAAAAGAAAAAAGCAGGAATACAAAAGAGAATTAGTGCATATGAAGCGTGAATATCGACGTCAGCTTTGCGAAATGCAGCGTAGGCAAGAGCGTGAGCATATAGAGCATGAGTTTAAAAAGAGACTTCTTGAGCGTAAGTTTGTAGATCAACTGAAAGACAAATAAATAAATAGTTGCTGTAAAAAGTTAAGAACCAAAAAAGGTATTACATCGTTCAATCAATAAATCAAACTCATGATGATTAGGCACTTGGGATCGTTTGCCTCGTAGAAATGTAATACCCAAAATACCAGAATCTTTTGGTGCGTAATAAAGGAGTTGATGGCGTGGTATGCCATTGCGGTCAATCACAGGAACTTTTACGTTGATCATATATTGTAATGCGTGTATGTCACGTTGATTTTTGAGTGTAATTAAATGTCCTTGTACTGGTACAATTTTTTTATCACCAGTCAATTGTTTTGCGCCCAAACCTGCGCAATTAAAAATATACTGTTCTTGTAACTCACTAAAATCAGTAATCGTTTGTTGAATAATTGGAATTTCATATTGTGTTATGAGATTTTCTAGGTGCATCATAATTTGTGCAGGATTAATAAAGACAGTTTGATAATACATAACATTATGTTGTGTTGTACCAAAAGAGATTGTCACTGGCTTTGGTGTTGGCATGAGATCCTGTTTTATATACTCATCAAAACCAGGATTATTATTATTTCCATAATATGCAGGTATAATCGTTGGTCCATCAGGAATAAATGGATGATTGCCAGTGGCAATAGCACGATATGTTTTATATGAATGTATGCCGATTTCTAAAAATTCTTTTTTTTCTTGCGGTGTAGATGTGCGGCGATGGCGTGGAAAGAAAAAGCCCGCGGCTTTGTGCGAAGGTAACTGCTTTGTCTGTTCAGCAGCGATTATACTGACTGAGTAGCCATTGCGAGCAAGGTGTATCGCTGTTAATAATCCATAACATCCAGCTCCAATTACACATACTGATGGCTTTATATCGTACAGATGTTGCATATTTTTAAACTGCTCGATTGATTTATCAACGCTGCCAAATAAAAATGTCCAGCCTGTACCACCATGACCATAGTTATGAAAAATAATTTTATCCCGATAGTGCTCCGGTTCTACACGAAAAATACGCTCACGATGTGCTCGTACGCAAATAATTTTTTCTTGGATGTATTGTGAGCCAAACTGTGGTTTAGTTAGGTTGATAATTATAGACATTACATTTTGTCCCTAAGCGCTAAGAAATAGCGTACAATACTATTCTTTAGTAGTATAGCCGCATTTTTTGTCAGAGCAAAACAGTGTAACATCACCTTTTTTTGTTGTTTTTTTAACTAAAAATGGCAACTTGCATGTGGGGCATGGAGAATGCTCAATTTCGCCAAAAATAGCGAATTTACATTTAGGATAATTATCGCATCCCCAGAATTTTCCGCCACGCCATTTGCGGGCAACAACTTTTCCTTTACATTGTGGGCAGACAAAATCAGCTTCTTCATGATGAATATATTTACAATCTGGGTACCCAGAGCAAGCAATAAACGGCCCATAGCGGCCAATAACTTTACGT
This genomic interval carries:
- a CDS encoding FAD-dependent oxidoreductase — encoded protein: MSIIINLTKPQFGSQYIQEKIICVRAHRERIFRVEPEHYRDKIIFHNYGHGGTGWTFLFGSVDKSIEQFKNMQHLYDIKPSVCVIGAGCYGLLTAIHLARNGYSVSIIAAEQTKQLPSHKAAGFFFPRHRRTSTPQEKKEFLEIGIHSYKTYRAIATGNHPFIPDGPTIIPAYYGNNNNPGFDEYIKQDLMPTPKPVTISFGTTQHNVMYYQTVFINPAQIMMHLENLITQYEIPIIQQTITDFSELQEQYIFNCAGLGAKQLTGDKKIVPVQGHLITLKNQRDIHALQYMINVKVPVIDRNGIPRHQLLYYAPKDSGILGITFLRGKRSQVPNHHEFDLLIERCNTFFGS